A region from the Chelonoidis abingdonii isolate Lonesome George chromosome 10, CheloAbing_2.0, whole genome shotgun sequence genome encodes:
- the FASTKD1 gene encoding LOW QUALITY PROTEIN: FAST kinase domain-containing protein 1, mitochondrial (The sequence of the model RefSeq protein was modified relative to this genomic sequence to represent the inferred CDS: inserted 3 bases in 2 codons) yields the protein MLCVRHIYAFALRRCQFRTLSSDMLLSQLNSCTTEDQVFDLVGKNKAKLSEKHVGNAISLLWKFQKEKSHLLRNIDYVKNHSQFLTLRILAENKIEFMDNDLLVDTLYNVLRFTVEAHDSLVEELVIEAWRRLERFSLPTLSKFALCLNEQQMYSSPLIGKIADIVNVNLDSIQETRVLSVLMISISSVISQNFRERLIQKAELLLETVNSISFNHARRMVQFLRNVRLTYRPLLEKCNKVFLGNPSQLDLENISLILGLYHSLQFNNTEFRLVVKQKLTETIDDCNNPVSFTRLFAALGPMAGQEVRERLIATALLMAEEFNCHQALAVVETMEEMECRNSHLIQKIASLLHKYLDKYKPTELAKITQALVLLHCHNAELYTKLRRLLVGYLQVNVVPSDISMLTRVLSMLPSSQVDEVVINRVDAVLPQCNLSDLNSFATALVRWVRHDQSHQQRTSGPGAKLLQKLSNCGYQRLQKASDLDQLLEELRYISGEWFEEILVEETINTCQRLMDQITWMNVLEFSSFLIKTNYRCTPLLDRIASVAVQHMSKIHPSGTYTLLLPFTIMNYDPPQSEEFFEICIQHFSSHLGCFEPHLLVLLGYSLAMAEYFPPAVINAIFNVDFLAKLDAQIETLPDTLNWRVRLRLMXIEQAVCLECPEFQIPWXHERYCQQMQHKGNGSTNTAQQQIHRMLGEILGGSQYAKVSVLTPYYYGIDFECILDKNKKPLPYMDQSIVLADLVQWGPDIQLLGKKGLPPGAQRIAVEFLDSKAFCKNSCHLKGEIAMKKRHLEILGYQVVQIPHFEWNSMELSSKDAWMEYLKKNIFETK from the exons ATGCTTTGTGTGAGGCATATTTACGCATTTGCACTGAGACGCTGCCAGTTTCGAACTCTGAGTAGTGACATGTTGCTGAGCCAATTAAATAGCTGCACAACTGAAGATCAGGTCTTTGATCTTGTTGGAAAGAACAAAGCCAAACTATCTGAAAAACACGTTGGAAATGCAATTAGTCTACTGTGGAAATTTCAAAAGGAGAAGTCCCATCTGTTGAGGAATATCGACTATGTAAAAAACCATTCCCAGTTTCTTACTCTTCGCATTTTAGCTGAAAACAAGATAGAATTTATGGATAATGATCTCTTGGTGGATACGCTGTACAATGTATTGAG GTTCACTGTTGAGGCCCATGATTCTTTGGTAGAAGAGCTGGTCATAGAAGCATGgagaagattagaaag GTTTAGTCTGCCAACTCTGTCTAAGTTTGCACTGTGTCTAAATGAACAACAGATGTACTCTAGCCCTCTAATTGGCAAAATAGCTGATATTGTGAACGTGAATTTGGATTCTATACAGGAAACAAG gGTCCTGTCGGTTTTGATGATCAGTATATCTAGTGTTATCTCACAGAATTTTCGAGAACGATTAATACAAAAGGCTGAACTTCTGTTGGAAACAGTGAATTCCATCAGTTTCAACCATGCGAGAAGGATGGTGCAGTTTCTTCGAAATGTCAGACTAACTTACCGTCCATTGCTAGAAAAATGCAATAAGGTTTTCCTTGGGAATCCCAGTCAGCTTGATCTAGAGAACATCAGTCTTATCCTTGGACTATACCACTCTCTACAGTTTAACAACACTGAATTCCGATTAGTCGTTAAACAGAAGCTGACTGAAACTATTGATGATTGTAACAATCCTGTGAGTTTCACAAGATTATTTGCTGCTCTAGGGCCTATGGCAGGACAAGAGGTAAGAGAACG gTTAATAGCAACTGCACTACTAATGGCAGAAGAATTTAACTGTCACCAGGCATTGGCAGTAGTGGAAACAATGGAAGAAATGGAATGTAGAAATTCACATCTGATTCAAAA AATTGCTTCTCTTCTACATAAGTACTTGGATAAATACAAGCCAACAGAGTTGGCAAAAATAACGCAAGCCTTGGTGCTGCTGCATTGCCATAATGCAGAGCTTTACACCAAATTAAGAAGATTGCTAGTTGG cTACTTACAAGTTAATGTTGTACCCAGTGACATTTCTATGCTAACTCGTGTTCTGTCCATGCTTCCTTCTTCTCAAGTGGATGAAGTAGTGATTAACAGAGTTGATGCAGTTTTACCTCAGTGCAACTTAAGTGATTTGAATAGCTTTGCTACAGCTCTTGTCAGATGGGTTCGTCATGATCAGTCACATCAGCAAAGGACTTCTGGACCAGGTGCGAAGCTTCTGCAAAAATTAAGTAACTGCGGATATCAGAGGCTTCAAAAAGCCAGTGACTTGGATCAGTTACTGGAAGAACTTAGATATATATCTGGAGAATGGTTTGAAGAAATACTTGTTGAAGAAACAATCAACACTTGTCAGCGCTTGATGGACCAAATTACATGGATGAATGTACTAGAATTTTCATCTTTTCTCATCAAAACAAACTACCGCTGTACTCCATTGCTTGATAGAATAGCTTCTGTGGCAGTTCAACATATGAGCAAG ATCCATCCTTCTGGAACATAtactcttctcctccccttcacTATTATGAATTATGATCCTCCTCAAAGTGAAGAGTTCTTTGAGATTTGCATCCAACATTTTAGCTCTCACTTAG gtTGTTTTGAGCCTCACCTCCTGGTGCTACTTGGTTATTCCTTGGCTATGGCTGAGTATTTTCCTCCAGCCGTGATAAACGCAATATTTAATGTTGATTTCCTAGCCAAACTGGATGCCCAGATTGAAA CCCTACCAGATACCTTGAATTGGAGGGTCCGGTTACGCCTGAT AATTGAACAGGCTGTGTGTCTGGAATGCCCTGAGTTTCAGATCCCTT TTCATGAGCGCTATTGTCAGCAGATGCAGCATAA aggCAATGGCAGCACAAATACAGCACAACAGCAGATTCATAGAATGCTGGGGGAGATCTTGGGAGGAAGCCAGTATGCAAAAGTATCTGTTCTCACGCCTTACTACTATGGAATAG ATTTTGAATGCATTCTGGATAAAAACAAAAAGCCTCTTCCCTATATGGATCAGAGTATAGTTTTGGCTGACTTAGTGCAGTGGGGACCAGACATCCAGCTCCTGGGGAAGAAGGGACTTCCACCGGGAGCACAGAG AATTGCTGTGGAGTTTCTGGATTCTAAAGCTTTTTGCAAAAATTCATGTCATCTCAAAGGAGAAATTGCAATGAAAAAAAGACACCTGGAAATTTTGGGGTACCAGGTGGTTCAG ATTCCTCACTTTGAATGGAATTCCATGGAGCTGTCATCAAAAGATGCATGGATGGAGTATCTGAAAAAGAATATATTTGAAACAAAGTAA